The nucleotide sequence gataaTTAATTTAACAACTAGTGcattaataaactttaaatatacatatatatatattatatatatttataatactaATAACATTGAACAAGTGAATTTTCAATTTGTGTAATAGGAATTACCTTCTTATCCCTCACTCAAAATGAATAAGCCACCGGACAATAAAGTTAATTTACCTCCCAATTTACCTGCACTCAAATGGGACAAAACAAAGCAATCAAACTTTACATCGAACGAACCGGTATACCTACTCATGTCCAGACCCAATAATTCAGACAATTTAAAGAATGTATCACCTTttttgattcaaaaagcaaTCAACTCAACTTGCGGCGAAgttgaatattgcaaaaaaattattagcggccaaattttgatcaaaaccaAAAACGGCTCACAAGCGAACAAATTAACGACACTAACAGCGCTTTCAAACACAATCATTGTTGAGATTACACCACACAAGACACTTAATTATTCGAAAGGCGTAATATATTGTAACGAATTAAGATCAATACCCGAAAGTGAAATCCTCGATGAACTAAAACCCCAAAATGTATGCGAGgtgaaaaaaatactcaaaaaagtgAACAATGACCTGATTGAAACAGgattaattatattaacatttgccacAACAACATTGCCAACGAAAATACACATCggttatattaaaacaacagtTCGCCCATACATCCCCCCACCAATGCGatgcaaaaattgttttaaatttaatcacGTAGCAAAATTCTGCAAAAGTCCAAAGTCCTGCCATAACTGTGCAAGCAATTACCATGTTAACGACGAAAACCAAGAGAAATGTAATAATATTACGAAATGCGGCAATTGCGATGCGAACGGACTAACATGTACTAATCACACCACTCTCGACAAAAAATGTCCCATATTCATACGCGAGAAAGAAATCCAAACAATTAAGATCACCTCACAAGTCGACAACAAAACTGCACGAGCTATTTACAAAGAACGACATCCACACAACAACTATACATTTGCAGAAGTCACCAGTCAACAtacttctaaacaaacaacactCAACTCACAATCAGAACATCAAAACTCACCACACTTTAATCACCCACTCGCAGTACAGCCAACAAAACCACCAACAAAGCCAACCACACCAACTACCAATTCTCGCACTGAAAATAGCATGGAAAGACAAATCATGCAATATTCAGATGTAATGAGCGAATCAGAGACAGATGACAGCTTAGAATCCACATCTACATCAAAGCAGAAGATAAAAATCCTACCAAAAAATACATCGAAACGACTACAATCACagataaaaaaacttaacaaaaaaaagtaacccAACTAGCACTACAACTAGCCAAAACGTTAATTATCCTAATATTCCTAAAAACAGaactatatatacttatacatacttatTCTTAGCTTACTTACAccttatataaatacttattaaatcttaatttagttaattcaaaacaaaaacacgaacACTTATCTATTCTACTGATATATGACGCCCTCACTAAAAATCATACAATGGAATATACGAGGATACCAAAATAACTACAACGAACTACAAATATTACTAACACAAATTAGACCACACGTAATTACCCTGCAAGAGACACACATCCAAAACTCGATACCAATACCAACGcctattaattata is from Anastrepha ludens isolate Willacy chromosome 4, idAnaLude1.1, whole genome shotgun sequence and encodes:
- the LOC128861975 gene encoding uncharacterized protein LOC128861975; the protein is MNKPPDNKVNLPPNLPALKWDKTKQSNFTSNEPVYLLMSRPNNSDNLKNVSPFLIQKAINSTCGEVEYCKKIISGQILIKTKNGSQANKLTTLTALSNTIIVEITPHKTLNYSKGVIYCNELRSIPESEILDELKPQNVCEVKKILKKVNNDLIETGLIILTFATTTLPTKIHIGYIKTTVRPYIPPPMRCKNCFKFNHVAKFCKSPKSCHNCASNYHVNDENQEKCNNITKCGNCDANGLTCTNHTTLDKKCPIFIREKEIQTIKITSQVDNKTARAIYKERHPHNNYTFAEVTSQHTSKQTTLNSQSEHQNSPHFNHPLAVQPTKPPTKPTTPTTNSRTENSMERQIMQYSDVMSESETDDSLESTSTSKQKIKILPKNTSKRLQSQIKKLNKKK